From the genome of Dehalobacter sp. 12DCB1, one region includes:
- the csrA gene encoding carbon storage regulator CsrA, giving the protein MLVLSRKINERIMIGDNIEIVVVAVVGDQVRIGIEAPKDIKILRSEVYEEVQNQNVKASAASKLPEAELSGQLKQMLKGNLPGNKE; this is encoded by the coding sequence ATGCTGGTTTTATCACGGAAAATCAATGAAAGAATTATGATCGGCGACAATATTGAGATTGTGGTGGTTGCGGTAGTCGGAGATCAGGTTAGGATTGGCATTGAAGCACCTAAAGATATTAAGATTCTGCGCAGCGAAGTTTATGAAGAAGTGCAGAATCAAAATGTGAAGGCTTCCGCTGCATCCAAACTTCCGGAAGCGGAATTATCCGGCCAGCTGAAACAGATGCTTAAGGGGAATTTGCCTGGGAATAAAGAATAA
- a CDS encoding flagellar assembly protein FliW, with the protein MDGKGIESVIFFPDGIPGFEELKEFSLNIEEDTFLARMDAVANREIAFFLIRSQLFFPEYLPQVDLSPRETEILDIAVTDNVDVWNIITVHANDLAQSTVNLRAPLILNARTHKGVQLILSDEIHSSRQPLFPTQQDSIGTKNDQEGAVD; encoded by the coding sequence ATGGATGGCAAAGGAATTGAATCAGTTATCTTTTTCCCTGATGGAATACCCGGATTTGAAGAGCTAAAAGAATTTTCTCTGAATATTGAAGAGGATACTTTCCTCGCTAGGATGGATGCCGTCGCCAACCGGGAAATTGCTTTTTTTCTGATTCGGTCACAGCTCTTTTTTCCGGAATATTTGCCTCAGGTGGACTTGAGTCCGCGTGAAACAGAGATTTTGGACATTGCAGTTACCGATAACGTGGATGTTTGGAACATCATTACCGTACACGCCAATGATCTGGCCCAGTCGACCGTCAACCTGCGTGCTCCTCTGATTCTGAATGCGAGGACCCATAAAGGGGTTCAATTGATCCTGAGTGATGAGATTCATTCTTCCAGGCAGCCATTGTTTCCAACACAGCAGGATTCTATCGGAACAAAAAACGATCAAGAAGGAGCTGTGGACTGA
- a CDS encoding DUF6470 family protein — translation MISLQFNQQFARIGLNISDASYELNKKQPNLQIDQINPNVQVRTSQPNLEIDSSSMRESIGFGGIWFMQQSLKANADAEFQQDLETIVQTGRQIGEIENNVPIGQVVFQAMAPPESEVTIASLAPIEIRYTPAEVHSNLQQGDVHYSADLGEVSIDGFKYPSVRSFIEQQAYLEIKAVGQAIDIKQ, via the coding sequence ATGATTAGCCTGCAGTTTAATCAGCAGTTTGCCAGAATCGGCCTGAATATTAGTGATGCCAGTTATGAACTGAATAAAAAGCAGCCTAATTTACAGATTGACCAGATTAATCCGAATGTTCAGGTTCGAACATCACAACCGAACCTCGAAATTGACTCCAGCTCAATGCGTGAATCGATAGGGTTTGGAGGGATCTGGTTTATGCAACAAAGCCTTAAAGCGAATGCCGATGCTGAATTCCAACAGGACCTGGAAACGATCGTTCAAACGGGGCGTCAAATAGGCGAGATTGAAAATAATGTGCCGATTGGACAAGTGGTATTTCAAGCGATGGCCCCGCCCGAGAGCGAGGTCACGATTGCTTCGCTTGCACCCATTGAGATTCGGTATACCCCAGCTGAAGTTCATTCTAATCTTCAGCAGGGTGATGTTCACTATTCCGCCGATTTGGGCGAGGTATCGATAGACGGCTTCAAGTATCCGTCTGTTCGTTCTTTTATTGAGCAGCAAGCCTACCTCGAAATCAAAGCGGTAGGACAAGCCATTGATATTAAACAATGA
- the flgL gene encoding flagellar hook-associated protein FlgL, with product MRITNNIISSNLLSNLQKSSNKMIDLQNSISTGQAISKPSDDPSKITAILGLKTNISSMEQWKDNASRALDYMSSVESVTANMTSMLQRLRELAVQGSSQTNSPDDLGDIKKEVDQIIEQLGVMANSQVGSRYIFSGTNTDTAPWTGTLWEGNAESLSVELGANVNFNISINGQELFGVDTGTGVSDFFTALNDFSTALNNGDYTAAGNSIADLDSILSTFIDVRAELGAKISRVETISNNLETSIINAKMNLSNLRDTDLAAAIVDYNSTMNTYRAALSVGAQIIQPSLVDFLQ from the coding sequence ATGCGGATAACGAATAATATTATTAGCAGTAACCTTTTGTCGAATCTGCAAAAATCCAGTAATAAAATGATTGATCTCCAGAACAGTATTTCTACGGGGCAGGCGATATCTAAGCCTTCGGATGATCCGTCTAAGATTACGGCGATTTTAGGGCTGAAGACAAATATTTCATCGATGGAGCAATGGAAGGATAATGCTAGCCGGGCTCTCGATTATATGTCCAGTGTTGAATCTGTAACCGCCAATATGACCTCGATGCTTCAGCGCTTAAGAGAGCTTGCAGTGCAGGGGTCGAGCCAGACCAATTCCCCAGATGATCTGGGCGATATCAAAAAGGAAGTCGATCAAATTATTGAACAGCTCGGTGTTATGGCAAACAGTCAAGTCGGTTCGCGCTATATTTTCAGCGGGACAAACACGGATACGGCTCCCTGGACGGGTACACTATGGGAGGGAAACGCCGAATCACTCTCCGTGGAACTTGGTGCCAATGTCAATTTTAATATTTCCATCAATGGTCAGGAACTCTTTGGCGTCGATACTGGGACTGGGGTCAGTGATTTCTTCACAGCACTGAATGATTTTTCTACAGCCCTGAATAATGGCGATTACACTGCAGCAGGCAATTCTATCGCGGATCTTGATTCAATATTAAGCACATTTATTGATGTCCGGGCGGAGCTCGGTGCAAAGATCAGTAGGGTAGAAACGATCAGTAACAATCTTGAGACCAGTATTATCAATGCCAAGATGAATCTGTCCAATCTTCGGGATACGGACTTGGCAGCGGCAATTGTTGATTATAACTCAACGATGAATACGTACCGAGCGGCATTGTCGGTCGGTGCCCAAATCATCCAGCCTTCTTTGGTTGATTTTCTACAATAA
- the flgK gene encoding flagellar hook-associated protein FlgK, which produces MYSTFMGLETAYRALITSQAAIDTTGQNISNASTTGYSRQIANTQATIPLTINANSRDLSIGTGSFLTDITRVRDAYLDQQYRRETSQYEYWSGKEATLSLTEQFFNETSDYSLSSDMSKFWSAWSDLANSPEESASRIVVREKAVSLTETFHNIDQQITALQKDLDNSVDATITQINTISDQIQLLNNQIRNAEIRGDNPNDLKDQRDQIVDELSGLVPVTVIESLDSNFTDRSVGNYTVIIGNSTDSNNVLVSNGNAYHLQEDPVPTDAATGFSEVWWEASADGTKTAAEVDLGSGMGSLQADIEMRDTYLSGFRDNLNTLVTVIADSVNALHQSGQGLTIDTGLDFFTSTDLTSPITAANIIVNQDIQDDVNLIASGIADATGVSSGDSSIALAISSLASGWDSLTTYASVPASVTALGASSVSDYYEGLTAELGSDVEQSTRMAEGQNVLATQLGNSREALSGVSLDEEMIDMIKFQKGYSSAARIVTVLDTMLESLLGMGVTK; this is translated from the coding sequence ATGTACTCAACATTTATGGGGCTGGAAACGGCCTATAGAGCTTTAATTACATCTCAAGCGGCTATTGATACGACCGGCCAGAATATTTCCAATGCCAGTACTACGGGCTATTCGAGACAGATCGCCAATACGCAGGCGACAATACCGCTGACGATTAATGCCAACAGCAGGGATTTAAGCATTGGTACGGGTTCTTTTCTAACGGATATCACCAGGGTAAGAGATGCTTATCTCGACCAGCAGTATCGCAGGGAAACATCACAGTACGAATATTGGTCTGGAAAAGAAGCGACCCTTAGTCTGACTGAACAGTTCTTTAATGAAACTTCGGATTACAGCCTCAGCTCTGATATGTCGAAATTTTGGAGTGCTTGGAGCGATCTGGCCAATTCTCCGGAGGAAAGCGCCTCCCGTATTGTTGTCAGGGAAAAAGCCGTATCGCTCACGGAAACTTTTCATAATATTGATCAGCAGATTACTGCTTTGCAGAAAGATCTTGATAACAGTGTCGATGCAACAATTACGCAGATCAACACCATCTCTGATCAGATACAGCTGCTTAATAACCAAATCAGGAATGCTGAGATTAGAGGAGACAACCCGAATGATTTAAAGGACCAGAGAGACCAAATTGTCGATGAACTGTCCGGACTTGTCCCAGTGACCGTTATCGAGTCTTTGGATTCGAATTTTACGGACAGGTCTGTAGGAAATTATACCGTGATTATTGGAAATTCTACGGACAGCAACAATGTACTGGTTTCTAATGGCAATGCGTATCATCTCCAGGAAGACCCGGTCCCGACAGATGCAGCCACAGGTTTCAGCGAGGTATGGTGGGAAGCTTCCGCAGACGGGACGAAAACCGCAGCCGAAGTTGATCTCGGGAGCGGAATGGGCTCTCTTCAGGCAGATATCGAAATGCGGGACACGTATCTGAGTGGATTTCGGGACAACCTGAATACGCTTGTCACGGTTATTGCCGATTCGGTCAATGCGCTTCATCAATCAGGTCAAGGGCTGACGATAGATACGGGGCTGGACTTCTTTACCAGCACGGATTTAACCAGCCCAATTACGGCCGCGAATATTATCGTGAATCAAGACATTCAGGATGATGTTAATCTGATAGCGTCCGGAATTGCGGATGCTACTGGAGTCTCCTCCGGCGACAGCAGTATTGCCCTGGCCATCTCGTCACTGGCATCCGGTTGGGACAGCCTGACGACCTATGCTTCCGTGCCGGCCAGTGTCACGGCGCTGGGAGCCAGTTCAGTCTCGGACTACTATGAAGGATTAACGGCAGAGCTTGGTTCCGATGTGGAACAAAGCACCCGAATGGCTGAAGGCCAGAATGTACTTGCCACGCAGCTAGGGAATTCCCGAGAAGCGCTATCGGGTGTTTCTTTAGATGAAGAGATGATTGATATGATCAAATTCCAGAAAGGGTACAGTTCGGCAGCCAGAATTGTGACGGTGCTGGATACCATGCTGGAATCACTTCTGGGTATGGGTGTCACGAAATAG
- a CDS encoding flagellar protein FlgN, with protein MAEYVAGLENNLQQQIAFYHQLVELEQEKQKALVDNVIEKIESITAQEEKILLEVGRLEEERLYWAEFFGKEIGKKTEDITLTDLIKYSPGFEPIGQEFEEVISQLKNLHEINAKLLKSALSIADFTLRLLTGQKHTTYSNPSNKGAKNDFSPNNLINKSI; from the coding sequence GTGGCAGAATATGTAGCGGGTCTGGAAAATAACCTACAACAGCAAATTGCTTTCTATCACCAGCTGGTCGAATTAGAACAGGAAAAGCAGAAAGCGCTCGTGGACAATGTTATTGAGAAAATAGAAAGCATCACCGCTCAGGAAGAAAAAATTCTGCTCGAAGTCGGACGGTTGGAAGAGGAAAGACTTTACTGGGCAGAATTTTTTGGTAAAGAGATTGGCAAGAAAACAGAGGATATTACCTTAACGGATTTGATCAAATACTCTCCGGGCTTTGAGCCGATTGGCCAGGAGTTCGAAGAAGTCATCAGCCAACTTAAAAATTTACATGAAATCAATGCCAAATTGCTTAAAAGTGCGTTGAGTATTGCCGATTTCACGTTGAGGCTTCTAACGGGCCAAAAGCATACAACGTACTCAAACCCTTCAAATAAAGGCGCAAAAAATGACTTCAGTCCAAATAATTTGATCAATAAAAGCATCTGA
- the flgM gene encoding flagellar biosynthesis anti-sigma factor FlgM — protein MKIDGTSISPVGSVQAAIRVSQTSKVNTASEKDQLAVSENAQVFQKLLQKMKEMPDIRDDRVRVISEQIANGEFNLDAASIAEGILSPNGMEGK, from the coding sequence ATGAAAATAGATGGTACTTCAATTTCCCCCGTCGGCAGTGTCCAAGCTGCGATCCGGGTATCTCAGACGAGTAAGGTCAATACGGCTTCAGAAAAGGATCAGTTGGCCGTATCTGAAAATGCGCAGGTTTTTCAAAAGCTACTGCAAAAGATGAAGGAAATGCCAGACATCAGAGATGATAGGGTCAGGGTAATCTCCGAACAAATTGCCAATGGTGAATTTAATCTTGATGCAGCTTCTATTGCAGAAGGAATTCTTTCTCCAAACGGGATGGAGGGAAAATAA
- a CDS encoding flagellar motor protein: MDITTILGLVLGFFGILFGYVIEGGHLGSLYATAPIFIVILGTLGATVIGIPLEELKKLPRWLNIAFTNQSFGVEKAYFTLVHFSEKARQEGLLSLEQELETVDDKFTKQGMQLVIDGTDPEITRSILESNIAVLENRHKVGITFFESAGGYSPTLGIIGTVMGLVHVLGNLTDPDSLSGSIAAAFIATLYGVCLANLVYLPIAAKLKIKNQMEVQTMEMILDGIISIQSGENPAILKEKLKTHLGYIPEKETKFEAEEVTTRTGSLV, encoded by the coding sequence ATGGATATAACTACCATCTTAGGGCTTGTCCTGGGATTTTTCGGAATATTGTTTGGTTACGTTATTGAGGGCGGACACTTAGGTTCCTTGTATGCTACTGCCCCAATATTCATTGTCATTCTTGGTACATTGGGGGCAACCGTCATCGGTATCCCTTTAGAAGAATTGAAGAAATTGCCCAGATGGTTAAATATTGCGTTCACAAATCAATCCTTCGGTGTGGAGAAAGCCTATTTCACCCTGGTGCACTTTTCTGAGAAAGCCCGCCAGGAAGGACTTTTGAGCCTTGAACAGGAATTGGAAACCGTCGATGACAAATTCACCAAACAAGGCATGCAGTTGGTAATTGACGGGACAGACCCGGAAATTACTAGAAGCATCCTGGAATCAAACATTGCTGTTTTGGAAAATAGGCATAAGGTTGGGATCACCTTTTTCGAGTCCGCTGGGGGCTACAGCCCGACTTTGGGTATTATCGGAACCGTCATGGGTCTGGTTCACGTTCTTGGTAATCTGACGGACCCCGATAGTCTTTCCGGTTCGATTGCCGCAGCCTTTATTGCTACCCTCTATGGTGTTTGTTTGGCTAACCTAGTCTATCTACCTATCGCTGCCAAGCTGAAAATAAAAAATCAGATGGAAGTGCAGACAATGGAAATGATTCTTGACGGGATTATTTCTATTCAATCCGGTGAGAACCCCGCAATCCTGAAAGAAAAACTCAAGACCCACCTCGGCTATATACCCGAGAAAGAAACTAAATTTGAGGCTGAAGAAGTAACTACAAGAACCGGATCATTAGTCTAA
- a CDS encoding flagellar motor protein MotB translates to MRKQKKQDGHPPGQERWLVTYSDLITLLMIFFIVMYSMSQVDANKFRAMAQSLSITLGGAAPSAVNLSETQAGDSFIEGGSTEGSTSTGQDDQQGIEQEITPSEGTGQGNTDYQESLTIEGIKAKLDQFAKENGIENKLVSSIEERGLVISIQDTLLFNSGSAEITTNSRAILKKIGTVLSASPNYIKVEGHTCNLPIHTAEFRSNWELSVLRATNVVHILVDDGEIDPLRLSAAGYGEYRPVADNNTDQGRITNRRVDLIILRSKYDLLEPGNSSSNTATGTNSSGNDRN, encoded by the coding sequence ATGAGAAAGCAAAAAAAACAAGATGGCCACCCCCCCGGTCAGGAAAGGTGGCTTGTTACCTACTCAGATCTGATTACACTATTAATGATCTTTTTTATCGTGATGTATTCGATGAGTCAGGTTGACGCCAACAAATTCAGGGCGATGGCCCAATCCCTGAGCATAACGCTTGGCGGTGCGGCACCTTCTGCAGTTAACCTCTCGGAAACACAGGCTGGGGATTCTTTCATTGAAGGTGGGAGTACTGAAGGTTCAACTTCGACAGGCCAGGATGACCAGCAAGGAATAGAGCAGGAGATCACCCCTTCAGAAGGAACCGGCCAAGGAAATACGGATTATCAGGAAAGCCTTACAATAGAGGGAATCAAAGCCAAATTGGATCAGTTTGCGAAAGAAAATGGAATTGAAAATAAGCTTGTATCATCCATTGAGGAACGAGGCCTGGTCATCAGTATTCAGGACACCTTGCTGTTTAACAGCGGCTCAGCAGAAATTACGACAAATTCACGGGCCATCCTGAAAAAAATCGGCACGGTCCTGTCCGCTTCACCGAATTATATAAAAGTGGAAGGACACACCTGTAACCTGCCGATCCATACCGCAGAATTTCGAAGCAATTGGGAACTGTCCGTACTCAGGGCGACCAATGTCGTCCATATTCTTGTCGATGACGGTGAGATCGATCCCCTTCGACTGTCAGCAGCAGGGTACGGCGAATACCGCCCAGTCGCTGATAACAACACAGATCAGGGAAGAATTACCAACCGTAGAGTTGACCTGATTATCCTACGTTCCAAGTATGATCTGCTCGAGCCAGGCAACAGCAGTAGCAATACGGCTACAGGTACCAACAGTAGTGGAAATGACCGCAACTAG
- a CDS encoding M20/M25/M40 family metallo-hydrolase yields the protein MKSRRTFLKIVAGLAAFVIPWTVLPGAWGQKLGSLLGIPSSSIEFASGEGTVWVPSIQAISRKAIEDVQYLSHANLEGRRAGTAGETKALVYLEGQFKALLLKSFSADNYWQLFSIPSMKEKMIDGRALFRPDEADTLRVPAANILAGITGNNPKQTLILSAHFDHLGIYNGEVYPGANDNASGVGCILQVMRRLVKEAQDGFTPKINIAVAFWSAEEMGFLGSKYFVQNPLIPLSEIKAVINADTVGNGAVGEYILWSAGENSQTLIETLKDAGRVNGAVLKHVSGGSHHSDEISFAGTGIPAVTILSKEWLLNNHTQEDKIYTVNEEKLEMTCNIIYRAVKSLAY from the coding sequence ATGAAATCACGCCGGACTTTTCTAAAAATTGTAGCCGGACTGGCGGCATTTGTTATCCCCTGGACGGTCCTGCCCGGGGCATGGGGGCAGAAACTCGGAAGCCTTCTGGGAATTCCGTCTTCCAGCATTGAGTTTGCTTCGGGTGAAGGTACTGTTTGGGTGCCTTCAATCCAGGCGATTTCCAGAAAAGCCATCGAAGATGTTCAGTACTTGTCTCATGCCAATCTCGAAGGCCGTCGGGCGGGAACTGCGGGAGAGACCAAAGCGCTTGTCTACCTGGAAGGACAATTTAAGGCCTTACTACTTAAGTCTTTCAGTGCGGACAATTACTGGCAGCTATTTTCGATTCCTTCGATGAAAGAAAAGATGATTGACGGCAGAGCGCTTTTTCGACCGGATGAAGCGGACACACTTCGGGTTCCAGCGGCCAATATCTTAGCTGGTATTACCGGGAATAACCCAAAACAGACACTTATCCTCTCTGCCCATTTTGATCATCTCGGTATTTATAACGGGGAAGTCTATCCGGGTGCGAATGACAATGCTTCTGGTGTGGGCTGTATTCTTCAAGTCATGCGTCGGCTGGTGAAAGAGGCACAAGACGGTTTTACGCCTAAAATCAATATTGCAGTGGCTTTTTGGAGTGCTGAGGAAATGGGCTTCCTGGGCTCCAAATATTTTGTACAGAACCCTCTGATCCCGCTCTCCGAAATAAAGGCGGTTATTAACGCTGATACGGTCGGCAATGGTGCCGTTGGAGAGTATATTCTCTGGTCAGCCGGTGAAAACTCTCAGACTTTGATTGAGACCCTGAAAGATGCCGGCAGGGTAAATGGGGCGGTCCTCAAGCATGTTTCTGGCGGCAGCCATCACAGCGACGAGATATCCTTTGCAGGTACTGGCATCCCTGCGGTAACTATTCTGAGTAAAGAGTGGCTGCTGAATAATCATACGCAGGAAGACAAAATATACACGGTCAATGAAGAGAAACTCGAAATGACCTGTAATATTATCTATAGGGCTGTTAAAAGCTTGGCCTACTAA
- a CDS encoding YaaR family protein — protein MSLKINNSTPKNNFGIDLHQSSEKKESSFSNILSHSRQLQSQEMQLFLKRLEKQGQKLSENRSLENLMEFKTLVKSFLQSTFGKSRNMQEETFWDYRGQPKVMARVTKINKTLEELGEQVLSSQSEPLKILEKIHEIKGLIIDLFT, from the coding sequence ATGTCACTAAAAATTAATAATTCCACCCCAAAAAATAATTTTGGGATTGATCTTCATCAATCTTCAGAAAAAAAGGAAAGCAGCTTCAGCAATATTCTATCACATTCCCGTCAACTTCAAAGCCAGGAGATGCAACTTTTTCTGAAACGTCTTGAAAAGCAGGGACAAAAGCTCTCCGAGAACAGATCTTTGGAAAATCTGATGGAATTTAAAACCCTGGTCAAAAGTTTTCTTCAATCAACCTTTGGAAAAAGCAGAAATATGCAAGAGGAAACTTTTTGGGATTACCGAGGCCAGCCGAAAGTCATGGCCCGGGTAACGAAAATCAACAAGACACTGGAAGAATTGGGTGAACAGGTACTCTCTTCCCAATCTGAACCGTTAAAAATCCTGGAAAAAATCCATGAAATTAAAGGACTTATTATCGATTTATTCACCTGA
- a CDS encoding protein-glutamate O-methyltransferase CheR, with amino-acid sequence MMNGTGMITDYPRFVKAFQNVSGLDLNYYKENQMKRRILNFMNTRGYQENYTDFLKDLNLKPDLYDAFFKHLTINVTQFFRDVKQWDVFREKIIPDLLKTRSSLKIWSAGCSAGQEACTMAIIMAEYFPGTNFSILGTDIDVNVLKQAQSGIYDERDFASTPPYLLDKYFNKSDMKFQIKSTLTRNLTFKTQNLLTDRFDRGFDLIACRNVVIYFTDEAKDVLYKKFADSLKTEGILFTGCTEHLFGKSQHGLKSVSSFFYQKV; translated from the coding sequence ATGATGAACGGCACGGGCATGATTACGGATTATCCTAGATTCGTTAAAGCTTTCCAAAATGTCAGCGGTCTTGACTTGAACTATTATAAAGAAAACCAGATGAAGAGACGGATCCTAAACTTCATGAACACAAGGGGCTACCAGGAAAATTATACGGACTTCCTGAAGGACCTCAATCTTAAACCTGACCTTTACGATGCTTTTTTTAAACACCTGACCATCAACGTCACACAGTTTTTCCGTGATGTCAAGCAGTGGGATGTCTTTCGGGAAAAAATTATCCCCGATTTGTTGAAGACCAGATCTTCCTTAAAAATATGGAGCGCGGGCTGTTCAGCAGGCCAGGAAGCCTGCACCATGGCGATCATTATGGCGGAATATTTTCCGGGAACAAACTTCAGTATTCTTGGAACAGATATTGACGTCAACGTCTTAAAGCAGGCCCAGTCAGGTATTTATGACGAACGTGATTTTGCCAGCACTCCCCCCTATCTTCTTGATAAGTATTTCAACAAATCTGATATGAAATTTCAGATTAAAAGCACGCTCACCAGGAATCTGACTTTCAAGACGCAGAACCTGCTTACCGATAGGTTTGACCGGGGCTTTGATCTGATTGCTTGTCGCAATGTCGTGATCTATTTTACCGATGAAGCAAAGGATGTGCTGTATAAAAAATTTGCGGACTCCCTGAAGACGGAAGGGATCCTTTTCACAGGCTGTACAGAGCATTTATTTGGCAAAAGCCAGCACGGTCTTAAATCCGTTTCCTCGTTTTTTTATCAAAAAGTATAA
- a CDS encoding ArsB/NhaD family transporter, translating to MTLILTLVIFVATYALIVTEKIPRAVTAALGACLLILLGVFPQKTAVEHIDWNTLGLLIGMMIIVDLTRRSGVFGFLAIWVAKKVKGNPIRLLISLAILTAILSAFLDNVTTVLLIVPVSIVIAETLKLNPMPFLITQILASNIGGTATLIGDPPNIMIAGPAELTFMDFMVNLTPVTIVILAVTLLGFYFLYRKKLKTDQESIALLLSQNEYDYIKDWAQLKRSLAVLALTIVGFMLHAVIHVETATIALAGGMLLMVLSREEPEEVFLAIEWPTIFFFTGLFVLVGGLVEVGVLDKIAEWSLGLTGGVPVVMAMLIVWLSAIFSAFVDNIPFVATMIPLIQKIGVLGGLTPEQLQPLWWSLALGACLGGNGTIVGASANVIVSGIAEKNGYPISYKKYFLIGFPFMLLSIVIASAYILLRYY from the coding sequence ATGACCTTGATTCTGACCCTTGTTATTTTTGTAGCTACTTATGCACTGATCGTAACGGAGAAAATCCCGCGGGCTGTCACCGCGGCCCTCGGTGCCTGTCTCCTGATTCTTTTAGGTGTATTCCCGCAGAAAACTGCTGTCGAACACATTGACTGGAATACGCTGGGTTTACTTATCGGCATGATGATCATTGTCGATCTGACCAGACGTTCCGGTGTCTTCGGTTTTCTGGCTATTTGGGTCGCCAAGAAAGTCAAAGGCAATCCAATCAGACTGTTGATCTCTTTGGCTATACTGACTGCCATTTTATCGGCTTTTCTGGATAACGTGACGACTGTTTTGCTGATTGTTCCGGTCTCCATTGTGATTGCTGAAACCTTGAAATTAAACCCGATGCCTTTTCTGATTACCCAGATTCTGGCCAGTAACATCGGGGGAACCGCGACCCTGATCGGTGATCCGCCGAATATTATGATTGCCGGACCGGCAGAGCTTACTTTTATGGATTTCATGGTGAACCTGACACCTGTGACAATTGTAATCTTGGCTGTTACCCTGTTGGGCTTTTATTTTCTTTATCGCAAAAAGCTAAAGACCGATCAGGAATCCATCGCCCTGCTGCTGTCGCAAAATGAATACGACTATATTAAAGACTGGGCCCAGCTCAAAAGAAGCCTGGCCGTGCTTGCTCTGACCATTGTCGGTTTTATGCTGCACGCCGTCATCCATGTTGAGACCGCTACGATTGCGCTGGCCGGAGGCATGCTGCTCATGGTACTGAGCCGCGAGGAACCGGAAGAGGTATTTCTAGCGATTGAATGGCCAACGATCTTCTTCTTTACTGGATTATTCGTTTTAGTCGGAGGATTGGTCGAAGTCGGCGTCCTGGACAAGATTGCTGAATGGAGCCTGGGGCTTACCGGCGGTGTGCCGGTCGTCATGGCGATGCTGATCGTCTGGCTTTCCGCTATTTTTTCGGCTTTCGTCGATAATATTCCGTTCGTGGCCACCATGATTCCGTTGATTCAAAAAATCGGGGTCCTCGGTGGGCTGACCCCGGAACAGCTCCAGCCGCTCTGGTGGTCTTTGGCTCTGGGCGCCTGCCTGGGCGGAAACGGTACAATTGTCGGCGCCTCGGCCAACGTCATTGTTTCGGGGATTGCCGAAAAAAACGGCTATCCAATCAGTTACAAAAAGTATTTCCTGATCGGGTTTCCATTCATGCTTCTATCCATTGTGATCGCCTCGGCGTATATTTTGCTGCGATACTATTAA